The Candidatus Eisenbacteria bacterium genomic sequence GCTTGGGACACGGTTACCTACATCATCGTGAGCGAATGGGAGTCAACGAAGGCAAAGCGAAAAGCGGAGGAGTCCTAGGACCGGTCCCGCCAGCGCGCCAGCGTGGGCGGCTCCTTGAATAATTCGGGGACGGTGACGAATCGATATCCCTTCGCGCGTAGTCGCTCGATGACCGACGTCAAACCGCGGACGACGACACTCCGATCGGCGCCGGGCGCGAGGTTGAGCCCGTCGTGAAGCAGGATGATCGCGCCGGGATGCGCGTTTGCCACCACGCGGTCCGAGAGCTGTTGAGCCGTCACTCGATTCCAGTCGATGGCCGAATCGTCCCACGTCACGGTATCGAGCGAGTCTCCCTGGGCGACCCGCATCAGCCATGGGGAGCGCAGCCCCTGAGGCGGGCGGAAGAGGTGCGGGTAGATCCCCGTCGCATCATGGATCGTGATCTCCGCCCGATTGATCTCCCCTTGGATGCGGTCCGGGGACTCGAACGCCAGGCCGAAGGGATGGGTGTCGCTGTGATTCCCCACAACGTGCCCTTCCCCGACGATCCGCGCCGCGATGCTGGGGTCCCGCCTCACTCGCTCGCCGATCAGGAAGAACGTCGCGCGGACGTGCTCCCGCCTCAGGACCGATAGGACTTCGGACGTGTACGGCTCGTTCGGCCCGTCGTCGAACGTCAACGCCACGACCCGATCCCGATTCGAGCCCGTCCAGTGCGTGGTGCCGAACGCGCTCGACCAGGGCGAGACCGCGTCGTAGACGCCGATCCCGACAACCGCGGAGACAAGCGCGGCCGCCGCCCACCGTATCGACCACTTACGGCCGCCGGCCGGGGTCTTGCCGGGGCCCTCATCCCGCACGTCGGGAAATGCCCTCCAGAGCGGCCGGCCCCGCAGCTCGAGCGAGAAGAAATTGGTGGCGTAGAGAAACAGGCTGCGGCCAAGCATTCGGTTCCAGCGCCGGCACGAGGTGTACACCGGAAGGTCCTCGAGGAGCACGACCTGACCGAACTCGCGCAAACGCTCCGACAATTCGGTATCGACTTGGAGATTGAAATCGAGGTTCCACCCGCCGGCCGCATCGAAGGCCGAGCGACGAACCGAGAAGTTGGCACCCCAGAGGTGCGGCCCTTCGGGGCAATTTCGATCGAGGCGATTCAGGACCGGAAGCAGGCCCCGGGTGAACAGTTTGGCGCGGCGGTTCGGGTTGCAGAAGACGATCTCGCCGCCGACCGCCACGACCTCCGGCCGCGTTTGGTACTCGCGTACCAGCCGGGAGACCCAGAATCGAGGAACGACGGTGTCGGCATCGGTGCTCGCGAGGATGTCCCCGCGAGCGACCGCGAAGCCGCGGGCGAGCGCCCGGCTATAGCCGTGCTCCGGCTCCTCCACGACCCGCACGCCGCGGGAGCGCGCCACGGCTGCCGTGGCGTCGGTGCTTGCGTTGTCAACGACAATGACCTCGATGTCGCCCTCATAGTCCTGCTGGAGAAGCGAGTCGATGCAGGCGGCGAGGAGGACCTCTTCGTTGAAGGCGGGGATGACGACGCTGACTTTCATTTGCCGCGCCCGTCACTGTTCTGGCGACCGCTGAGACGGGTCGCCAATAGAATTCGGACGTCCCGCTGCCAGTTGCGGGCTGCCGTCGCGTAGGCGCGTTCCGCGAAACCTTTCGCCGGGTTGTGCTCGATATCGCGCCGGGTGGCCAGGCCAGCCAGGAAGGTGACCTCCACGCTGTCCCGCGGCAGGGATCGGACGGCGACGAAACAGCGGCCGAACGCCTTTCCCGAGAAGAGGCGGAAGAAGAAGTTGTGGATCGGCTTCCACTGAGTCGTCAGGTGGGAGTCCTCCTGTCGCGGAGGCTCGAGCTGCCAGTGATCGTCCTCGAGCGCCAGGCGGGACGCGAGGAGCGCTGTCCTGAGAGAGGTGGCGAGCGTGTCCCGGTGCGCACGTCCGAGGTGCAGATGCCATCCCCCCCCATTCGCCCAACCGCGTGGGTCGCGTCCGACCGAAGGCGGGGGCGGATCCGGCTTCTTGGCCCACGCGGCCGCGGGGCATGCGACCGCGGCGAAGAGGGAGAACGCGGCGAGCGAGCGCGCGATCAAGCGACACCCGCGGCGGTGACGGCGGGATGCAGCTCCAACACCCCGTCCAACGGGGAATGCAGCTCTTCCCTGGGCCGATCGACGTAGGTGCGGGCCCACAGCTCGAGGCAGGTCAGTGCGAATATCTGATGCGCTTGCCGGCCCGGTTGCCACGAGTCCCGGTCGAGCATCGCGGCCACCCCCTTGGGATTCAGCCAACCGCGTCGCGCACAACGTCCGTCCAGCAGCGTCTGGCGGGCAAGGGTTCGGAGTCCGTGATCCATCCATCGGTGGAGAGGGATTCCGAAGCCACGCTTCCCTCGACGGAGGATCGCATCCGGCAGGAGCTGCTTCGTGCTCTCGCGGAGTATCCATTTCGTTACTCCCTGGCGCACTTTCATGGAGAACGGAAGCCGAGCGGAGAACTCGACGATGCGCTGGTCCAGCAAGGGAGTGCGTACTTCCAGCGTGTTGAGCATCGACATCCGATCGACCTTGGTCAGGACGTCGTCCGGAAGGTAGGTCTTCGCGTCATAGTCGAGCAGCGCGGCGAATGCCTCGCCGTTCCGCCCGGCTTGCGGGCTGGGCGTCTCAGCGAGCAATCCAAGTGGGCCGGAAGTCGCCGTCGCGGCCATGTCGGGCGTCAACAAGCTCCCGATATCTTCGGGACGGAACAGCGACATGTTCGCCAGATGGCGTTCGAGGATACCTCGATCCAGCTGGCGCAGCCGCCCCAGAGCGCCTTGCCCGAGAGGAAGCGCCCTCGCCGCGGAGGCGACTTGTCTCCGCAACGCCAAGGGCACCCAATCGCCCGATGCGTGCCGCAGCGCCTTCCGGTACGTGTCGTATCCGCCGAACATCTCATCGCCGCCGTCCCCCGAGAGAACGACCGTCACCTGCTCGCGCGCCAGGCGCGCCACGTGGTAGCTCGGCAGGATGGACGGATCGAAAAACGGCTCGTCGAGCCCCCACACGAGACGAGGCAGCAAGGACAAGGAGCTGGGCCCGATAAAGTACTCGCGATGCTCGGTGTGAAGATGGTCCGCCATGAGCCTCGCGTGCGCGATGTCCCCCTCCGTCTCTCCTTCCACGCCGATGCTGAACGTCGGAATGGATGGGCCGCACTGCGCGGCCACCACGGCGGCAACGCAGCTCGAATCGATTCCACCGGAGAGGAAGACGCCGATCGGCACATCCGCGACGAGGCGCGTCCGTACGGCGTCGTCGATCAGGCCCCGGAGCTCGTCCGCGGCATCGTCGTCCGATCGGGGCTCCATCCTCTCGGTTGGGGCCGCCCAGTATTGCTCGGTGCGCGGACCCGACGAGTCACAGAGGAGGCGTTGTCCCGGAAGGAGCTTCTGCACGCCCTTCCAGATCGTCCGAGGAGACGCGATGTAGCCGAACGT encodes the following:
- a CDS encoding glycosyltransferase, giving the protein MKVSVVIPAFNEEVLLAACIDSLLQQDYEGDIEVIVVDNASTDATAAVARSRGVRVVEEPEHGYSRALARGFAVARGDILASTDADTVVPRFWVSRLVREYQTRPEVVAVGGEIVFCNPNRRAKLFTRGLLPVLNRLDRNCPEGPHLWGANFSVRRSAFDAAGGWNLDFNLQVDTELSERLREFGQVVLLEDLPVYTSCRRWNRMLGRSLFLYATNFFSLELRGRPLWRAFPDVRDEGPGKTPAGGRKWSIRWAAAALVSAVVGIGVYDAVSPWSSAFGTTHWTGSNRDRVVALTFDDGPNEPYTSEVLSVLRREHVRATFFLIGERVRRDPSIAARIVGEGHVVGNHSDTHPFGLAFESPDRIQGEINRAEITIHDATGIYPHLFRPPQGLRSPWLMRVAQGDSLDTVTWDDSAIDWNRVTAQQLSDRVVANAHPGAIILLHDGLNLAPGADRSVVVRGLTSVIERLRAKGYRFVTVPELFKEPPTLARWRDRS
- the asnB gene encoding asparagine synthase (glutamine-hydrolyzing); the protein is MCGFAGSFAYADGPAALDVLESQLHALRHRGPETPGVWRGERARLGHQRLPIIDTTEGGRQPIQNEDGTVVVVVNGEFYGSGAIRDRLRHRGHTFRGASDSEVLVHLWEEVGMAALQELTGMFALAVFDTRTRVLLLARDRMGKKPLYWYDDGHRIVFASELKALLLDPAVPRNVEESAVVEALTFGYIASPRTIWKGVQKLLPGQRLLCDSSGPRTEQYWAAPTERMEPRSDDDAADELRGLIDDAVRTRLVADVPIGVFLSGGIDSSCVAAVVAAQCGPSIPTFSIGVEGETEGDIAHARLMADHLHTEHREYFIGPSSLSLLPRLVWGLDEPFFDPSILPSYHVARLAREQVTVVLSGDGGDEMFGGYDTYRKALRHASGDWVPLALRRQVASAARALPLGQGALGRLRQLDRGILERHLANMSLFRPEDIGSLLTPDMAATATSGPLGLLAETPSPQAGRNGEAFAALLDYDAKTYLPDDVLTKVDRMSMLNTLEVRTPLLDQRIVEFSARLPFSMKVRQGVTKWILRESTKQLLPDAILRRGKRGFGIPLHRWMDHGLRTLARQTLLDGRCARRGWLNPKGVAAMLDRDSWQPGRQAHQIFALTCLELWARTYVDRPREELHSPLDGVLELHPAVTAAGVA